The sequence AATTCACCTGGTTTTCAACCAAAAATGTTATAATTATAATGTTATTGGAATTTTTGTGATGTGAGAGGAGATCTTTATTATGGCAATGAATCCAAGTCAAGCACAGGACGTCTGGAAGGACGCCGGTGAACACGTTCAATTTACGGTGCTCGAACTCAACCGGGAGGACCAAGCAAAGGAGCAGGAGGCCATCCAAGAGTTCGTCGACCGCTACCAGGCGATCATCCGGTCACTGCGGATCCGGGACAACAAGGGGAACTTAAAGGCCTCCCTGGGCTTCAGCAGTGCTGCCTGGGACTACCTCTTCCCGGACGCCCCAAAGCCAAAGGAACTGGAACCCTACCAGACCATTTCCGGCGACAAGTATTCGATGCCGGCCACAAAGGGTGACATCTTCCTCCACATTCGGGCCAACGACGAGGCCGTCGTCTACGAGATGGTCTCCCAGTGCATGCTCTTCTTGAAGGACTACACGACCGTCGTTGACGAGACCAAGGGCTTCCGTTACTTCGAGGGCCGGGCGATCATCGGCTTCATCGATGGCACCGAGGCTCCGCAGGTCGAGGACGCCGCGGACTACGCCATCGTTGGCGACGAGGACCCGTTCTTTGAAAACGGCTCCTACGCTTTTGCCCAGAAGTGGCGCCACCACATGGACATCTGGGACAAGCTGAC comes from Limosilactobacillus sp. and encodes:
- a CDS encoding Dyp-type peroxidase, whose amino-acid sequence is MAMNPSQAQDVWKDAGEHVQFTVLELNREDQAKEQEAIQEFVDRYQAIIRSLRIRDNKGNLKASLGFSSAAWDYLFPDAPKPKELEPYQTISGDKYSMPATKGDIFLHIRANDEAVVYEMVSQCMLFLKDYTTVVDETKGFRYFEGRAIIGFIDGTEAPQVEDAADYAIVGDEDPFFENGSYAFAQKWRHHMDIWDKLTTEDQEKAVGRKKFSDLELEDQEKFKNAHNVASQAKINGVEQKIVRMNVPYSDPASGITGTYFIGYSRYWKVTKKMLENMVEKHDYLLSFSDILSGQLFFIPSRPLLEKIADGELNK